The following is a genomic window from Bacillus kexueae.
CACGAGCGGCTTTCGTTGTGCAAGTAAATCTCGAATGATGCCTCCTCCGGTACCGGTTAAAACAGCTGCAACAACTGCAGCGCTGATGGGATGACCCATTTTTACTGCGTATAATGCACCTTGAATGGCAAAAGCGGAAAGTCCGATTGCATCGGTAAAGTTTCCCCATTTTCTCCAGTGACGTAAAATATTATTTGGAAACAAAAACACGAGCGTCATGGATGCTAATGCGATGTGAAATAACATGCTTTGATCCCATAAAGCAGAAATAGGGACACCAATTAACAAGTTTCGAATGGCTCCGCCACCAAAGGCTGTAACGATACCTAAAATATAAACACCGAAAATATCATATTCTTCTTCCATTGCGACGATAGCACCGCTTATGGCGAAGGCGATCGTCCCGATGATGTTAAATACTTCCCAAGTCATGCTGCAATCTCCTTCAAACGAATTCAAACTAACCTAAATGATTTTACCATCATTTTATATGTTTGTAATCGGATTTGATGCAATTTTTTTCTGTGAGAAACCTCATCATCTAGCCGTAAACACCTTTTTTTGATATGATATGTTTGTTTCTAAAAAGATGCTGAAAGAAGGAATTTAATTGAATAATCAAATGCAAGACGTGGAGCGTGTGATTCTAGTTGGATTACATCTCTCTCCAGTGAAAGAGGAACGTTTCCACTATTCAATGGAAGAACTTCGCTCCTTAACTCATACTGCAGGAGGGACGGTTGTATCGACAGTCGTACAAAAGCGTGATCGGAAAGAAGCTTCTACCTTTATAGGGAAAGGGAAAGTTCATGAGTTACAAGTGCTTGTAGATGAACAGGAAGCTACCACTGTCATCTTTAATGATGAACTAAC
Proteins encoded in this region:
- a CDS encoding trimeric intracellular cation channel family protein, whose protein sequence is MTWEVFNIIGTIAFAISGAIVAMEEEYDIFGVYILGIVTAFGGGAIRNLLIGVPISALWDQSMLFHIALASMTLVFLFPNNILRHWRKWGNFTDAIGLSAFAIQGALYAVKMGHPISAAVVAAVLTGTGGGIIRDLLAQRKPLVLREEIYAVWAVCAGLLIGFEVASTPEELYALFAIIVILRVLSYTFKWKLPNRNVYSNRKKDVVS